TATCTGATTTTATTGGTACAATTGATTGTCACTATCCATCTTCTAAATTAATTAATGTTcttaaaaaacatgttttacaTTGCCTAGAATAACTAAAACAGAACCGATCGAGTGTGCTCCTATCTTTTTTACAGATGCAAATAAAGAATGTTAAAGCTGGATATTACGGTCCAACCACCAAAATTTGGCAGTCATCATATTCATCAATAAAACAAGCTGAACTAGATGCTATAATTACTGTCCTATCAGACATTATAGTACCCATTAATATTATCTCAGATTCTCAATATGTTGTTAAGGTAACTTTCCAGATAGAGACTATTCATATTCCTGTCTCGGACCCTCCCATTCAtcagttatttttgaaattacaaGATATAGTTGGGAATCGACAATTTCCATTTCATATTACTCATATCCGTTCTCATTCTCAATTACCAGGACCTTTATCAGAAGGTAATGACCAGATTGATGTTAAATTAACTACACTCCTTACTCCCACTCAGTTTCATGACTTAAATTAACGTCAGAGGATTACAACATCGATTTCAATTATCCTGACAACAAGCTAAAAATACTGTTTCTCGATGCCCTACATGTCAGACTTCCACAATAGTGCCCATAAATCAGGAAGGCGTAATTCCTCGTAGATTATATCCTAATGACTTATGGCAAACTGATGTTACTCATATGCCCTCTtttggtaatttaggtttaataCATGTTTCCGTTGACACATATTCTGGAATGATTTTTGCTTCAGTTCATAATGGAGAATCAACTACTCAGTGTATCCCTCATTTACAACAAGCTTTTGCCTATATGGGcctaccagaaactataaaaactaaCAATGGGCCTTCTTATAAAGGTCATatctttcaaacatttttagCTAACTGgtctattaaacatattacaggcATTCCTTATAATCCTCAAGGAGAAGCCATCATCAAACGTGCCCACCTAACTTTAGAACTTATGACTACCAAAACAAAAAGGGGGAGAACAGTATGGCTTGGGACCTCTTTCCCCTATTTAAGGATAAAATAGCTCTAGCTCTTTTTACACTAAATTTTTTGGACATAAGAgggctatattaaaaaaaaaaagaggggtatATGAGAAACCAGCAGCTGAGGTTCACTGGAACTTTTCACAACAGACTAAAGATACTTCCCTTAAAGTTTCTCCCTTACAGGAGGTTTGGCAAAAAATAATGTGGAAAGAGAACAGGGAATGGAAGCAGGGTATCATGCTTAAACAAGGAAGAGGGTATGCTCTTATCTTAATAGAGGAAAATGAACACCGATGGATCCTGAGGAGGAGAATCTGGTACTGGAGGGGAAAAAACATGATTTGATATAGACCCACCTTCCAGACCTCTGACGCATGCCCTATCACACCTTACATTAGAACCTGGGCCTGCCAAGACCAAGCGAATGTGAACTGCTACAATACCCACTTGGGGGCAGATAAAAAAGTTATCACAGGAAGCTGAGAGCCTAGTTCATCATCGTGGCCTTCCAAAAACATCTGCCAATCTACTACTGGCTATGGTAACCCTTATCACAATGTCGGTAAGTATTCAAACTGATTCCAGTCATCATTATTGGGCATATATTCCCAATCCTCCTTTATTAAGACCCATTACATAGGAAGATTCAGTATTCCCGTATTTGTCAATGATTCAGCCTGGCTTCCTGGTCCTTATGATCAAAGccttcctttaaaaaaggaagaaggatgaTCTCTAAAAAATTACACAGTAAGAACAGACAGCACATCCATTTGTATAGGATTTGGAGAATTCTGTTTAAAGACAGGATTCCAGGGATGGCTTTCTATTGTAGAAAAGCCTGGAGAGAataagaacactttttttttcttattaacagcacttacttttaaagaaagagaaaattccaCCATACATTATAGTGGTCCTAATCTTCCAGGCTGTGCTTTAAGAATAGGACGTGGTATAGATGGAGGACAGGATCCAGTGGAAAAATTGTAGAGGGTCTGAAGGTCATCTGTTACTAAATACTCCTGAGGGACAGATACAGTTTGGGGCCCTAGAAGAACACCTGAGATTAAAGGAACAAATATTTCTAGTCCACGGCTGTATCATCATGAGGCATGTGGGGCTGCATCTTTGACGTGGCATAGAGAGGGATTTGCCCCCCGACCCGTTCCACACCTCATCCATCACCCAGGACAGAATGCGACTGGGGAGGCGCCTATGGCCTCCAAAAGCCTTAAGGCTTGCAATGGCCGTTAAACTGAATATGTCTTAAATGATCCTAtggcaacttttatttttttttttttatttttttttctaaggcaACTTAATTTTACTAAAAATTCTACTCATACTATTCAGGCCTGTGTAAGATTACCTTTTGTGTTTCTGTTAGGGCCAGCGATATGTAACATTTCTACTAGTCTTATAAATTGTATAAATTGTTCTTTTTATACGTGTTTAAACAATACCATTCCTTTCAATGAATCTTGGCAaagtatttatgttttaaaaactcgGACAGGTATTTGGATACCAGTGGATTTACAAAGAGGCTGGCAAAAAAGCCCTACTCTTTATGCCATAgaagaaattataaaagtaactttaaaaagaacaaaaagatttATTGGTATGTTAATAGCAGCTATTCTGGGAATTATAGCAATCACCACCACTACAGCAGTGCCCAGAATAGCATTGCATCAATCTGTTCATTTTGTACAAGAATGGCATAAGGATGCAGACGTTCTTTGGTCCACTCaacaaaaaatagatgaaaaattgGCTTCACAAGTGGCTGACTTACAACAATCTGTTATTTTATTGGGAGGTCAATTGGTAAGTCTACAAAAACAATTAAGACTAAAGTGTGACTGGAATTACACATCATTCTGTGTGACTGCACATAAATGTGATCAATCGACTTTTAACTGGGATAAAGTTAAACTACACTTACTAAATCAAGGAAATATTACATTAGATATACAAGAGTTACAATGTGACATTCTAGACACCTTTAATAAAAAACTTGATGTGATTACTGGCTCTTCTTTGTTTAATGCTATAGCTGAAGGAGTGCCTTAAATCCTCTCAAACAAATCAAATCCTATGGTTATGGACTTACAAGTAGTTGCAGTGTTTTATTAATCATTCTGTTTTGTCTCTGTGTAGTCTGgagaagaacaagaaagaagcagcagcaacagttagCCTTCTTGACTATATTCAGttatctacaaaaacaaaaagggggaGATGTAGGAGACAGGCCTACTAAAAGGCCTGACAAAAGAATTAAACAATCTTGCTGAGAGGACATGATTCAGTTTGTGACTCCTGAAGGAATCCAAGAAGGAACAGAAAACATTTGAAAGCAGGATGTACGCCTGCGGATGGAAAGCCATCAACAGACTGTTCCTATCCTTGGTGCCTGGGAGGCACATAAAGATTACCTGGGTCTCTGTCCTTGAGGCAGAAAAAGGGGGATACAAAGATATTAAATGTTAACTGCGCAGGATTATCACTGAAGGCCACCTGGCCTGCTGTGCTCATGTAAACACATACAAGTAAGTCtcaaaaagtataataaagcAGACTTGAGATCAGTTTGGGTACCTTCACCTCATGGGGCTGTTGGTCCCCTGATCCCCACTGTAACTTTGAGTGTTTCTCATTCTTTCACCATGGTGGCGCTTTGGGAACCTGTGCTGTCGAGCTGGACTcgacagttttctcatttgtagtgATCTCATTGGATAGGGTGAGGTTTAAGCACTTTCTCACATTcgtcattttatttaatcttcttgCCAATCCTGCGAAGATACTTTGCAGTATCATTACTATTTATACATTTGGCCCTTGGATTGTAATGCCTAGCTTTAACTAGACTTAGTGCTAAgtgacctttttttccccctgcccctctgaagtgacttagctggtTACAAAACTCAATCCAAAGAGGTACCACTGATGCTCAAGGCATTTACACATGATCTCCAAGAAATGTTTCTGGTAATGGAAGCATAACCTGGACAGCCTTATAGTTCATAAGATGATTACTTTGGAGGAGCAGTATTTATTTGGTTATGTAAATTGAGTGTGTGCTAATCACTTGTCACAGATATTTAAAATCTTCCCATTTATCTCTGCATGACTGGTTCTTTTTGTTCTGTTGAGTCTCACTTCATGTCAAAGACGAGTTCCCTGACTTCCATGCAAACCACCAtcaacatgttttattttcttcatagtacCTATCATCGTCTGGATTATCTTGTCCATTTATTGTCTGTTTACGGCCTTAACCCCAACGCCCATTTAAAATGTACCCATAATGAGAGAAGGGACCTTGTCAATCTTGTTTAGTGCTGTATCCCAGGGCCTAGAGTACTGCCAATACATACttgttaaatgaacaaatgtttgaaatatttttgcaaGTCTCCAACTTTACCATGTTcaccccagaaataaagtcaagCAGAAGACACTGTTTAAAAAGAAGCCATTTATTATACAAAATTAAACCTGAGACAATAGAAAATAGCAACTCTTGGGAATTATAAAGGCATCAGCCCCATGCTCCACCCCCACTCCAGCAACACAAAGTTGATTTCTATCGGACACTTCTACCACTAATAACCTCAAGCCTGCTGTGGTCTACACAGCAGGCTGGGCCCCAAACCACAGAAAATTCACATTGCTTGCTTTCTCCACAGAGAAAGTGAAGCCGTTGGATAGCCGTGTGGCTACTTCTGGTTCTGCTTTCCCTTGTGGAAAGGTAGCACCTGGTTTACCCTGCTCTTTTGTGAATACTTTTGTGGTAAgaggaataaagaagaaagtCTCGGAAGCACTGACCACAAACCAGGGAGGAGTCTCCATCCACAATCATTTATAAACAACTGGCCTACTTTGTACATAAAAGTGCTAAGGTAGTGCCAGTTGAACTGGTGTAATTAAACACGAGAAGTAAGAATGATTCTACACCTTGCATAACCATTGCCTACCCATTTTATTGCACATAAAGAAATTTGAGTCCTAACCTTAGTTTGCACTTGGGTAATACTGTATTTTGTATACAATATAAACTGGTGTCTGCATTTAAATAGCTTGCATACTTAGAAATCAGAGTCCTGAATTTGGCTTTTGTAAGAGTCTGTACTATATCAAATTTTAACGTAAGTATTTTCAAAGGTctgtctttcttgttcttttctgcAAAAGTCCAAACAGAAAACTTCCCATGCTGTTATGAAGGgcccttttttttcttggctgctccttggggtatgtgggatcttagttcgggACCAGGGAACTAAGGATCAAACCTAccccgctgcattggaaggcagagtcttaaacactggactgctaAGGAAGTCCTGAAGGGcattttttattaaatgaaaaaagggagttccctggtggtccagtggttgggactctgctctttcactgccACGGGCCCAGATTcagtcccaggtcagggaactgatGTCCCACAAGTTgtgtggcacagtcaaaaaaagaaaaaaagaatcacccTGGCAGTGAAATCCAGCCTAAATTGTAACTTCTGTTGGCTACATCTTCAAAGGTCACAATAAGTATGGGGCCCTAGTGGAAgcatcatatatgtatatatgaaagtgaaaatccaactgtgaccccatgaactatacacagtccatggaattctccaggccagaatactggagtgggtagcctttcccttctccaggggattttcccaacacagggatcgaacccaggtctcccacactgcaggcggatcctttaccagctgagccacaagggaagcccaatatatatatGAGCACCCcacatatataaatgtttattgtgaGGTCTGTTGCAGCATTTCCATTTTGTGGGATATTGTATAGTTTCATGTCAGCCAGAAATTGTATTTACCCCATTCAAAGGAAGTgccattatgttttaaaataaacacttgaTGTTAGCTTTGATGTAAATAAAGagctagattttttaaatttaaaaacaagctgGTATATCACACATGGAACAGCTTAGCAGGCTGTTCAATATTAAAACCTTGTAGATACCCAAGGTTCTATTATACATAGTCGATACTGAAGTCATAAGCATCATCTTCCTCTTCAGTCTTTACAACcacatatatatgtctgtatataatgtgtgtatatatacacatgcatacacactaaTTTAAACCAGATATATTGATAAGCTATGGGATTTCTCTAGTGATAATTCATTAATATATTACAACCAGTGTAGTTCTAAGATCCAAGGTGTTCTTCCTTGTTCCACTGCCCCAGAAAAAGCAGAAGATCTCCCTCTCCATTAAGCTGTATGTTTAAACCACAGTAATAGACGTGTTTGGCTACCTCCCCAAATCTAACAACTTTTTATTTAGCCAGCCAGTCATGATGGCTTAAATGTCTTGCTTCACCTCTCATCCCCTTGGGTTTAGGGCCTTGggtggacttcatcaaaatgtgGTCTCAGTAAGTACTATAAAGTTATGCACTGTAACAGTAATAGAATGAATGAAGTTGGAATGTTTATCCCACTTAAAAGTGCCACAGAATATGAGATAATATGAGATAATTACTAGAGCTATATTGCTGGGCTGTTTCTTCCACCATAATTTTCATGagttttggggggaaatggaCTTTTGTAGcatataaagataataaaatagaaGAGTTCATTAGGCAGACAGAAAAAGACCAAAGACctataaaaatctgtgctttgatTCACATTGACCTATTTTTAACCTTCTGAAATGACAACTTTTTCTGCTATCATTTCCAGCCTGAGTCTCCATCTCTAAAATAAAGCAGGATGATTCCTTAAGTTGACATGATATTTATTAGCCTCTGAGTCTTGATATTCATGAGGTGAGAAGGAATTTCAGATATGCCCTAGATGTAAAGCAAATCAGCAGTAAGAAAAGGTGTCTGATCTATAGCCAGTTTAATGCAGGTGGAAATGAGTGTGGGAATGGTGGCAAGGCTACTCCATCTCCAACAGAAATTGTGGAAAATCAGGCAAGAAAAgccattcaaaataaaaaggctgacatgaaaggcaaagtaagtgataaaaaaaaaaatacaactcgAGAGAGCCAGGATACAACCCACCAGGAGTTTTGCTTCACCACCAACATAAACAGTTTATAAAGCTAGAGACAGGAATAGAAATTAGGAAAAGATACTGAATAATGAGTAGTTTAAAGAATACAGGACAGGTTTTCATACTTTAAACCTGGCCCATCTTACCTCATTCACAGCCAAGTACTAACATGTCCCAATCACGATTGAGAGGCAGAAAGAGCTAGAAAAATAAGgagttctttaaaaattctgttgatCAGCACCTTGAATCAAATGGGGGTGTTTCAGGCTTCTGGTTCCCATTGAATCAAAAACTGGATGCCTTCATCTCTCCTTGAGAAGAGGCTCTATTACCATAGGCTGAGACCCTGGCTACACATGATTAGAATAAAATATCAGTGGATATAACTTACTCCTGGGATTCATGGTAAGATAGTGTTCATTAAGGACTTGTGCATCGGATATCCTTCACGTCCCATGGTTGAAGGACTTCCATCTCCTTAGCTCTGTCAAGTTAAATACTTGTATGAGCAATTAGAGATTTTGGTTCCTTTTCATGAAGATCTCTGTTAGGTAATCCCAAAATTTCCCCTGAAGTGTCTCATTGTTGTGGATCATGGCAGTGAGAGCTTCCCCCTGGTCCAGACCTTGCCAATAATCTTGGAGCCACATCTCCTTCCAGCTGAAACATCAAAATGAGAGTTGGATTATGGAACCTCAGTACAACTATGAATCCTACCTTTCTCCCAATGGCCAAAGAAATCTTCAGCAGATACAGTGGTTTCTGGTTAGGACCAAGGATCTGCTTTGAGGGAAGGAAATGTGAAGTAAATCCAGTACTAATCCAAGTGACAGGCAGTGAGCCAAAAACACAAATTCATTATCCaagccccccacacacatacacacatatcccaGTGAGTTAAATTTCCTGACTTGCCTGCTCTTGGTCTCCAAATGTGGAGGGAATTAAGAGGTAGGCAGAGCAGGGGccaaactatggaaacagtaatCTTCCTAAGAAAAGCAAGGGAGTGTATTTAGATGGTTACTTTTTATGTTACACCTGTTTCAGTAATCAAGAAGTGCAACAGTATCCAGTGTCTAGATGAGCCATAACCTgaatgtttctccttttttaatgTTACACTTTTCCTCTGATAAATCATATGTTCTGCACAAACTAGATACAAACTACCTGATGTAAATTACTGGATACAAATCCACTCCACTCCCAGGACCAAACTGTGCCAGCGCTCTGCTGCCATCCACTGTCCAAGGTGATCTCTGCAGGTTATTCCAGCAGTCTCAAACATCACCTTTTTTTCACCCCTCCCCTAACAGGTGTGGTTTGCTGCAAGTGGCTTCAAAGTTTTTTTTACCCCATCTCCTATGCTGGCCTTGTTTCCCAATGCCACCATCTTCTGCTGCCTACTTCAGTAGCCTCCTCACTTCCCTTCCAATCCACCATTGGCCACAATCATTAATCATCTTTTGAAAGCATCCCTTCTATTCTGTCTAGGACAAacataatttatcatccaaatcaGGGTAATTTTAAGAGTGAAAGGAGATGCTGTTAATAGTTACACCAAGTTAACAGGTATAAACCCTGATTACTGCAGACAAACCTCCCTGGAAACACTTCTGTATTTCTCATCCACAGCCCCACCATGTtgaagatgctcaataaacagcTGAGCTGATTTTCAGGACAGTCCAGCTCCAGAGCCTGGTATTCAGAATATGTATAACCTGGCCCAACTTTGTCCCTCATCACTTCCCTAAACAGGCCTTGTGCTCTAGTTGAAGCCTTTCTTGAAGCACTACTACAAACACTGTTTATAAAAGCTGATTTTCCTATGTTGTTGCTCTCAATTACCTCTCACATTTTCTGCTGCTCTTTTGCAATTTGTCTTCTCTTAGGCTCTTGATACCTTAAAGGCATAGTGACCTCATGTCATAATTTCCTTATACAACATCCCCTCAGCACCCAGGGCTAGTTTATTGCCTGCAGGAAGCAAGTCTGTAAATTTGACAGCCCCAGGGGACCCCAGCTATGCTTACCTGTCATTCTCAGGAATCTCTTCCACACTGCCAAAGCCAGGTGTGGGCACCGGGCAGTCCATGTGTGAGGGCTGGGCAATATGAGGCTCAGGGACCGGGCTGTTCCCAGGAGAGGCTGCGTGGGCCTTCTCGGCATCCAGCCGCGCCAGTTCGTGGTCACAGACAAAACACTCAAAGCCGTTAAGGTAGTTAGGCAGTAAGGGGTCATTCACTCCCCATTCGCGCTGCTTCAAACTATCCAGAAGGAACTGGTTAGTGACGCCCCCAGGTTGCTTGTATGCCAAGTATTTCATATATTCTTCATCATTTTTGTCCAGGAAGTCAATAAACTCTGCCAGCTTCTGCGGCGACTCAAAGTCGTCAATGAGGATGATGGAGTGGTTGTTCGGCATCCAGTCCCTCACAGAGGGAGAGCCGCGGTACACGGGTACAGCGCCGAGGTGCATGGGGCGCCACAGTTTTTCTGTCATGTAGTCGTCGCAGATGGCATTTTCGAGGGCCAAATGGAATTTATAGCGGGACAAGAAGGCCAAGAGCTCTGGATCCTCGGTGGTGGCTGTGGCTGTGTCCCGTAACCGCGGCGCGGGCAGCTCCCGATTCTGCAGGCACTTCCCATAGGAGTCCACCTGAGTGGGGTAGAGCACGGCCGTCAGGAGGGTACGGCACGTCGGCCAGGACACCAGGGGTCCCAGCCTCAGCCCCACGCGCCGCCCTCCCCTTCCCGCCCTGCCCGGCCTTCACCCACCGGAATGTAGCGCATGAGCTCGCGCACGTAGCGGTCCCGGTCCGCAGGCACGTCGCAGTGGGACTGCAGATAGAGCAGCGGCGCGTAGCCGCGGCGGCGCCACTGTGCGCGCTCCTCGAGCGGAGGTGCCGCGCGGCGCAGGTAAGCGATCCCCGGCAGCCACTGCAGCGGCAGCGGGTAGTCCGAGTAGCGACTGAAGGTGGCGGTAAGGTTGAAGAGGCGGATGCCCGGACCGTGGCTCAGCAAGAAGTTGTTGAGGGGCGACTCCTCGTGCAGAAGCGCCCAGCTCTGGTGCGCCAGGCGCGGAAGCGGCGCCTCGGACGCGCGGAAGTCGGTGCCGTAGAAGAGCAGCGCGCGCGTCCGCGAGTCTCCCCGCACCCGTCGGTCCCGGGACGCCACGCACGCGCCGCGCGCGCACTCGATGCGCTCCGAGTCTCCCTGGAAGTGAGGAAACA
The genomic region above belongs to Cervus canadensis isolate Bull #8, Minnesota chromosome 8, ASM1932006v1, whole genome shotgun sequence and contains:
- the FUT11 gene encoding alpha-(1,3)-fucosyltransferase 11; this translates as MGAGRTGSVLAVLGVLGICAARGPGPAAEGQTGGEAEWAEPWDGAVFRPPSALGAVGVARSPGAPRPGREEAVDLPVLLWWSPGLFPHFQGDSERIECARGACVASRDRRVRGDSRTRALLFYGTDFRASEAPLPRLAHQSWALLHEESPLNNFLLSHGPGIRLFNLTATFSRYSDYPLPLQWLPGIAYLRRAAPPLEERAQWRRRGYAPLLYLQSHCDVPADRDRYVRELMRYIPVDSYGKCLQNRELPAPRLRDTATATTEDPELLAFLSRYKFHLALENAICDDYMTEKLWRPMHLGAVPVYRGSPSVRDWMPNNHSIILIDDFESPQKLAEFIDFLDKNDEEYMKYLAYKQPGGVTNQFLLDSLKQREWGVNDPLLPNYLNGFECFVCDHELARLDAEKAHAASPGNSPVPEPHIAQPSHMDCPVPTPGFGSVEEIPENDSWKEMWLQDYWQGLDQGEALTAMIHNNETLQGKFWDYLTEIFMKRNQNL